Below is a genomic region from Staphylococcus carnosus.
TGTGTGACCGTCGCAACGGGATCGTTCGAGTGGGAAAACCAGTTTTTAGACGGTTATTGGACGTATTCAATTAATGATGTATGGGTTGGACTGCAAAAAAGTTATCGTGAAATGGCTGATTATGTAAAACGTGAATTCGGAGTTGCTATTCAGCGAGTGAAATCTATAGGTATCAGCGGTATGATGCATGGATATTTGGCTTTCGATGACAAGGATGATTTGTTAGTTCCTTTTAGAACATGGCGAAATAATAATGCCAATACAGCAGCAGGTATTTTAAGTAAAGCATTTGGAGTGAATATTCCTGAACGTTGGAGTATCGCACAACTTTATCAATCAGCTTTGGAAGATGCCCCACATACCTCAAAAGTAAGTTATATGACGACATTATCAGGATTTGTTCATTGGTATTTAACTGGAGAACGTGTACTAGGTGTCGGAGATGCATCAGGCATGTTTCCGATTGATCCGAAAACAGGTGGTTTTCGAGAAGATCTTTTGGAACAATTTAATACAATTTTCCATCAAAGGGGCTTTAAACAAGATATACGTGAGTTATTACCGCGTGTGTTAAGCGCAGGAGGGAATGCAGGTTATTTAACTGCAGAGGGTGCACGATTGATTGATTCTGAGAGAGAGTTAGAACCAGGAGCGCCATTATGTGCACCAGAAGGTGATGCAGCAACTGGAATGGTTGCTACCAATAGCGTAGCTCCACGTACTGGTAATGTATCAGCCGGTACGAGTATTTTTTCGATGATTGTATTAGACCACCCATTAAAGCGTGTTTATCCAGAAGTAGACTTAGTCACTACACCAGCAGGACACGAAGTAGCTATGATTCATGCAAATAATTGCACATCTGATATTAATGCTTGGATGGATGTCTTTGCTGAAGTATTAGATGCAATGGGAGTAGATTATTCTAAAGATGAGTTATTTACCCGTATGTTTGAAACAGCGTTAGATGGTGATCCTGATTTAGGGCGTTTATTGTCTTATGGTTATGTTTCAGGTGAATTTATAACAGATGTACCTAAAGGATTCCCAATGTTAATTAGAGATGTGGATAGTAAATTTACATTAGCAAATTTGATGAAAACACATATTTTCAGTGCGTTCAGTACATTAAAAATTGGAATCGATTTATTGAAACACAATGAAGCAATGGAAATTGAAAGTATGGTAGGACATGGAGGGATATTTAAAACAGAACGTGTCGCTCAAAGTTTTTTAGCCGCAGCTTTAGAAAGTCCTGTAAGTGTAATGCAGACAGCCAGTGAAGGTGGCGCATGGGGAATTGCAGTGTTGGCACGTTACTTGATAGATGTAAAAGAAGGTGTGACACTCGCAGACTACTTACAAGAAAAAGCTTTTGGAGATGCTGACGCTTTAGTCATTGAGCCGAAAAAAGAAGATTTAGAAACTTTCCGTGAATATATTAAGAAATTTGAAATGGGATTACCAGTAGAACGCAGTGCTGGTGAGTATTTAAACTAAAGAGGATTAAAATATGGATTGATATAGTTTGGAAATCGATCCAATATATTATACAACCTAAAAGAAACAGAGGAGATATTGTGGGAACTATAGAGACAAATCAGTCGAAACAATTTTTAGGTTTGCCGATGACCCTTATTTGGGGTTATGTAGCAGTTGCTATCTTTATGACTGGAGATGGTATTGAACAAGCCTTTTTATCAAAGTACATACAGCAAATTGGTTTTAGTGCAAGTCAAGCTACAACAGTATTGACCTCATATGGTCTAGTTGTAGCGATTGCATCTTGGTTGTCGGGGGTATTAGCTGAAGTCTTCAGCCCAAGAAGATTAATGACTTTCGCATTTATTACATGGATTGTTTTCCATGTCGGATTTTTAACATTAGGGTTAGAGACTCATAACTACATAATGATGATTATCATGTATAGTATTCGTGGAATCGCTTATCCAATGTTTATTTATAGTTTTGTTGTTTGGATTACTTATTCAGCACCACCTCAAAGACTCGCTTCAGCGATGGGTTGGTTCTGGGCAATGTATTCAGTAGGTATTGGTGTGCTTGGCTCTTATTTACCAAGTTTTACAATCCCTTACATAGGCTTCATGGGAACGTTATGGGGTTCTATTATCTTTATTGCAGCAGGCGGCTTGTTAGCTTTCTTTTTAGTTAAAGATAAGGAAGGCGAAAAGAAAGAAAGTGACAAACTGACAACTAAAGAAATGTTCGGTGAAATATTGCGGGGTGTAACGATTTTACGTAACCCTCAAGTTGCAATTGCATGTGTGATCCGTATTATTAATCAGCTTTCTTTATTCGGTTTGGTTGCTTTCATGCCAGCTGTTTTTACAGATAGATTCGGATTCACGACTTCCCAATGGCTTCAAATTTGGGGATTCATGTATATCGTGACAATCTTTACGAATCTCTTCTGGGGAATTGTCGGAGATAAAATTGGTTGGGTTAAACAAATCCGCTGGTTTGGTTGTATTGGAATGGCACTTTCAACTCTCGCATTTTATTACATTCCTGAATGGTTCGGACCAAACTTCTGGATTACGTGTCTTGTGGCCATCGCATTTGGTTTTGCAGTAGCAGCCTTTGTGCCGATGTCTGCGATTTTCCCAACCTTAGAACCAGAACATAAAGGGGCTGCAGTTTCAATTCATAATTTATCTGCAGGCTTAAGTAATTTCCTTGGACCTGGGATTGCTACAATCGTACTGATGTTTGGAAATGCACTTACGACAATTTGGGTTTATGCAATTATTTATTTCATAGGATTTGTGTTGACATTCTTTATGAAAGTCAAGCAGCCCTCACTTCAACAATAAAAAAAGAAAAGGTGATTTGAATGAATATTTTAGAACAATTTAGATTAGATGATAAAGTAGCAATTGTAACAGGTGGCGCAATGGGATTAGGACAAGCTATGGCAACGGCTTTAGCACAAGCAGGTGCTAATATTGTTATTGCTGACATTCGTGAAGATGTTGCTGAAGCTACAGCTACTACAATTCGCGAGACAGAACAAGTTAAAACAACAGCTTTAAAAGTAGATGTTACTAATCCTGAAGATGTACAAAAAATGGTCGACGATGTTGTTGAGGAATATGGAAAAATTGATATTTTAATCAATAATGCAGGTATGACAATTAATGAAAAAGCAGAAGATATGACATATGAGCAATGGAATAAAGTTATCAACTTAAACTTAAATGGTGTATTCTTAGTGGCTCAAGCAGTAGGTCGTCAAATGATTGAACAAGGTTATGGTTCAATTGTTAACACATCTAGTATGTCAGGAATTATTGCCAACAAACCTCAAGAACAATGTTCTTACAACGCTTCTAAAGCAGGCGTTATTATGTTGACGAAAAGCTTAGCGATGGAATGGTCTAAATATAATATTAAAGTAAACACAATTGCACCGGGTTACATGAAAACAGAATTGACAAAACCTTTCTTTGAACAAGGTGGTGCAATGATTGATGACTGGATGGGCTTCACTCCAATGGGTCGTCCAGGATTGCCTGAAGAATTAGGCGGTATTGTGGTATATCTAGCATCTGATGCATCATCATTCGCGCAAGGAAGTGTATTTACAATTGATGGTGGTTACACAGCGTTATAGTAAACTATAGGTTGTTAAGAGAAAAAATCCCGGCAAGGGAAGGGTATGACTCCTTCTTTTTGTCGGGATTTTGTATAGGTGATTATATTTGGTAAGAGTAGAATAAGTTTGTATTATTCGTTTTCTTTACGACGTGCTTGTACTAAGAATAATGTTCCAGCACTTGCGAACAATGTACCTGCAAGCATTCCGAATAATACTTGATCTTGTTCACCAGTTTCTGGTAATTGTTTTTTAGCAGCTTCAGCTTTTTGTTGTGCTTTAGCTTCGTCTTTAGTAACTTTAGCTTGTGCTAAGTTTTGACCTGTTTTTTGTTCAGTTGTTACTTTAGCAGTTTGATCTTTACCAGGTTGAGCTTGAGCTACTTTACCGTTACCTGTAGTTGCTGCTGGACCTTGTTTAGTAGTTCCTTGATTTTTAGTTTCTTGATTTTTAGGTGTTTTTTCTTTTGTAGTTGTTACGTTTTGATTTTTAGGATCTTTTTTAGGTGCTTGTTTAGCATCTAGAGCTTTAGCATCTTTCACAACTTTATCAATGCCATTCACATTGTTACGTGCATCATCATTAAGTTTGCTGTGTGCAGCAGCTTTTTGTTCAGGTGTTGAGTTTTTCAAAGCGTCTACTTCATTGTGTGCTTTTTTAACTTTTTCAGCTACATCTTGAGAAAGACCAGTGTTAGCACCAGCTTCTCTTGCATGTTTTTCATTGCCATTGTTAGTGTCTAATTGTCTAGCGTTAGTAACGATACCTTTCAAGTTTTGACCTTTGTTATTAGTGCTGTCATTTTTGATTTGTTTAACAAAAGCTTCTTTTTGTTGATCAGTTAAGTTATGAAGACCGTTTACTTGGTCAATTGCAACTGTAGTTAAAGTTTCTAAGTCTTTAGCTTCTTTCTTTTCAACAGTGTTAGCGCCAG
It encodes:
- a CDS encoding xylulokinase codes for the protein MSNNIEETKQMIEDGSLSIGIEFGSTRIKTVAVDENCVTVATGSFEWENQFLDGYWTYSINDVWVGLQKSYREMADYVKREFGVAIQRVKSIGISGMMHGYLAFDDKDDLLVPFRTWRNNNANTAAGILSKAFGVNIPERWSIAQLYQSALEDAPHTSKVSYMTTLSGFVHWYLTGERVLGVGDASGMFPIDPKTGGFREDLLEQFNTIFHQRGFKQDIRELLPRVLSAGGNAGYLTAEGARLIDSERELEPGAPLCAPEGDAATGMVATNSVAPRTGNVSAGTSIFSMIVLDHPLKRVYPEVDLVTTPAGHEVAMIHANNCTSDINAWMDVFAEVLDAMGVDYSKDELFTRMFETALDGDPDLGRLLSYGYVSGEFITDVPKGFPMLIRDVDSKFTLANLMKTHIFSAFSTLKIGIDLLKHNEAMEIESMVGHGGIFKTERVAQSFLAAALESPVSVMQTASEGGAWGIAVLARYLIDVKEGVTLADYLQEKAFGDADALVIEPKKEDLETFREYIKKFEMGLPVERSAGEYLN
- a CDS encoding YSIRK signal domain/LPXTG anchor domain surface protein, producing the protein MKKKQLFSLRKLSVGIASVSLGTLVFLGGAQAANAEDAATTQADKDAQAVNAQVELAKKAGAELEAKDNTQKQVETAQNVSKEQVDKAQAEINALNGISKETKDIYNKKVADAATADIPGIVQDAKAVNAQVELAQNAAKEQEAQAKAARELNTLTQVAYNTVNNLHNLTDQQKDAFNQQILNDSGNNNGQNINAIVENAKQLDTNNRNEKHAREAGANTVEKKEAKDLETLTTVAIDQVNGLHNLTDQQKEAFVKQIKNDSTNNKGQNLKGIVTNARQLDTNNGNEKHAREAGANTGLSQDVAEKVKKAHNEVDALKNSTPEQKAAAHSKLNDDARNNVNGIDKVVKDAKALDAKQAPKKDPKNQNVTTTKEKTPKNQETKNQGTTKQGPAATTGNGKVAQAQPGKDQTAKVTTEQKTGQNLAQAKVTKDEAKAQQKAEAAKKQLPETGEQDQVLFGMLAGTLFASAGTLFLVQARRKENE
- a CDS encoding MFS transporter encodes the protein MGTIETNQSKQFLGLPMTLIWGYVAVAIFMTGDGIEQAFLSKYIQQIGFSASQATTVLTSYGLVVAIASWLSGVLAEVFSPRRLMTFAFITWIVFHVGFLTLGLETHNYIMMIIMYSIRGIAYPMFIYSFVVWITYSAPPQRLASAMGWFWAMYSVGIGVLGSYLPSFTIPYIGFMGTLWGSIIFIAAGGLLAFFLVKDKEGEKKESDKLTTKEMFGEILRGVTILRNPQVAIACVIRIINQLSLFGLVAFMPAVFTDRFGFTTSQWLQIWGFMYIVTIFTNLFWGIVGDKIGWVKQIRWFGCIGMALSTLAFYYIPEWFGPNFWITCLVAIAFGFAVAAFVPMSAIFPTLEPEHKGAAVSIHNLSAGLSNFLGPGIATIVLMFGNALTTIWVYAIIYFIGFVLTFFMKVKQPSLQQ
- a CDS encoding glucose 1-dehydrogenase, with product MNILEQFRLDDKVAIVTGGAMGLGQAMATALAQAGANIVIADIREDVAEATATTIRETEQVKTTALKVDVTNPEDVQKMVDDVVEEYGKIDILINNAGMTINEKAEDMTYEQWNKVINLNLNGVFLVAQAVGRQMIEQGYGSIVNTSSMSGIIANKPQEQCSYNASKAGVIMLTKSLAMEWSKYNIKVNTIAPGYMKTELTKPFFEQGGAMIDDWMGFTPMGRPGLPEELGGIVVYLASDASSFAQGSVFTIDGGYTAL